The Bacteroidota bacterium genome window below encodes:
- a CDS encoding T9SS type A sorting domain-containing protein → MGLRRTLATLLAFCNSNAGGITVIPSLNSTIAKEYSLSQNYPNPFNPSTLISFSIPQNGFVTLKVYDISGKEITTLLNRNMTTGSYSVEFNAAALSSGVYFYRLESNNFAETKKMMLVK, encoded by the coding sequence ATGGGCTTAAGAAGAACTTTGGCTACATTATTAGCATTCTGTAACTCAAATGCCGGCGGAATAACAGTTATTCCATCGCTTAACAGTACAATTGCTAAAGAATATTCTTTAAGCCAAAACTATCCAAATCCATTCAACCCTTCAACTTTAATTAGCTTCTCAATTCCACAAAATGGATTTGTAACGCTGAAAGTTTATGATATTTCGGGTAAAGAAATAACAACCTTGTTAAACAGAAACATGACAACAGGAAGTTATTCTGTTGAATTCAATGCTGCTGCTCTTTCAAGCGGTGTTTACTTCTACAGACTTGAATCAAACAACTTTGCTGAAACAAAGAAAATGATGCTTGTAAAATAA